In the genome of Mercurialis annua linkage group LG8, ddMerAnnu1.2, whole genome shotgun sequence, the window aaaatcttgtTTTTGGTGCTTTTTAATTGAAGAGCAAGAACATAAATGTGGAATTATGGGTTGATAATGTCTCATTACAACCTTTTACTATGGAGCAATGGAGATCCCACCAAGATGAAAGCATTAAtaaggtattttttttttgaaatcgcATTAATAAggtaattgtttttattttttgtttaactATTCTTACAATAGGATCGGAAATCCTAATTGAGGGATGTGATATAGTTGAGTCGATCTAAAATATTCAAGGTCAAACTCGACGCGAATTTGAAATACGAAGCTTGAAATTTGAATCGAGCTAAATATACATTTAGGGAAAGTGGAAATAGTAGTGAAAACGAGAGTTGCAGTCTAAGGACTAtggagttttattttaaaagtttgagttTGAGGTCGgcaaaacagtaaaaaaattgaatttaacttTGCTCGACTATAAATgttaacaattaaattttagtataaaacTAAGGTATTATTATTGATAGGGttatttgtaattaaaatcctcacttttcacgtttatagcgatttaaacacaATATTTAAAACATGACACCCACATTAtatgtttgtaaagtttggcacTATATAGTCCAACACCGTTGCCGACATGTTTTTATGATTGAAACTATAGAGAATAATGTTTTTAtgctaaaaatgtcaagaaaTGAGAGGTTGGACCTTTTTATGTCACGTTTTTAAAAGCatatttaaatcgctataaaggtaaaatgtgtttattttttttgcaaataaccCTTATCAATACGATAAACAAATCAATTAGGCTCATGAACATGTTGAGTCGAGTCGAGTAGCTTGATGTTTGAATTCAACTCTGCAGTTTACTTGAGTAGCTCGAACACGATACAGACtcgattttgaatattttttgaatcaatttcGAGTAGCTCACAAGTTGGCTCTCATATTAGActtttaatctaaatttttgaTCTTGCAGGAAAGAAAAAGCAAAGTGAAATTTAAAGTTACTTATGCAAATAAATCAGCAATTAAAGGCGCTAAAGTATCAATACAACAAACACAAACAACCTTTCCATTTGGATGTGGCATGAACCATTACATAGTTGAAAACAAAGATTATCAGAAATGGTTTGCTTCAAGATTCAAATACACAACTTTCACTAATGAAATGAAATGGTATACCAATGAGAAAAAACAAGGTATAGAAAATTATACAGTTTCAGATTCTATGGTAAAATTCACCAAACAAAATGGAATCCGCATCCGGGGCCATAATATTTTCTGGGACGACCCGAAGTATCAGCCCGATTGGGTCCCTGATCTTTCTCCCGACGATTTACGAGAAGCTGCAGCGAAACGGATAAATTCCGTAGTCTCGAGATATACAGGACAACTTATAGCTTGGGATGTAATGAATGAGAATCTGCATTTCAGGTATGCCTGAGTAAAAacaaaactgaaccaaataaaaccaaaatttatttagttaaaatgattaaaatggaTGTTAATAATAGAAAAGTATGATGTTTGGTTTCGGTTTGTTTTTTATCAATGGCCAACCGAACAACCGAAAAATCAAACTATAAAATGATctcatttatgtatattttatgaaCCGAACTAAACCACACTCACCTTTAATTTCAGGTTTTATGAGGATAAGCTTGGAGAAAATGCTTCTTCTGAGTATTTTTCAGTTGCTCATAAGCTTGATCCGAGTACAAGATTGTTCATGAATGAGTACAATACTATTGAAAATTGTGAGGATGAAAATTCAAATCCTGCTAATTATTTGACGAAACTCGAAGAGATCTTGTCGTATCCTGGAAATGAGGGAATTTTAGCAGGAATTGGTGTTCAAGGCCATTTTGGTTCTGAAGAACCAAATCTTGCTTACATGAGAGCTGCTTTGGACATTTTAGCTTCCTCAGGATTGCCAATTTGGCTTACAGAAGTTGATGTTGGCAGAGGCCCATGTCAGGTATTGCTAGTTTCTCTATAAATTATTGGAATTTATATAGCACGGAAACCGAAAACACCGAAATAGAATAtgccaaataaattataattttttgagtTTTGAAGTTTCATAAGCTTTACCAAAACAGGCAGAGTATTTGGAACAAGTACTAAGAGAAGGCTATGCACACCCTGCAGTTGAAGGAATAATAATGTTTGTCGGACCAGCAGTCGCAGGTTTCAACGTGACAACGTTAGCAGACGGAGATTTTAAGAATACTGAATCCGGGGTTGTTGTTGATAAGCTGATTGATGAATGGAAATCTCAGACAGCAGAAATTATAACAGACAGTGAAGGATCATTTGAAGTTTCATTGTTTCATGGAGAATATAACTTAACAGTTAAAGACTTCGTAACTAATTCGTCAACTAGTTTGATTTATAAGCTGACAAAAGAAGATAAGAGTTCAGGCATTGTTCAATTTCATATCAATGCCTGAAATTAATAGCCATTAACGAATCATCTTCATTTGCTAATTAAATTTGttactaaaagaaaaaaaaatgtgacAATTTAAATGGCAAGATGTAAAGATTTTTCCAGTGTGTATATGTAGCACGGAAATCAATTGCTATCAgaaggaaaaataataattgattatGTAATCTTTTAGACGGCAAGATGTATAGACTTTTCCGGTATGTATGTCGCACGAAAACAATAAGGAAAACACGATTCAACATGTAAACTTGAAATTCAGAAAAgcaaaaatgttacaaaatttgGTTGTAAATGTAAAGCTTCTGAATTTTAGAAttctttctaaaaaaaaatgcCGAAACCAGTGTTTTGAGACTTGAATCGGATCGGCCGATTTAATAGGTTCAGCCGAGAACCGATGATCAATCCAGTTCTATTTTTCctaaaaatcaaagaaatggTTCAACCTATAAAAAAAccgcaaaaacaaaaaaaaattactgaaACTGCTAAACCGTAAAAAATGCTTGtttctttatattttagttAGAATGTGATCCATTTGCGAATTCTGTAATTCATTTGTTAGTTCGAATTTTAAAATACACatagaattttaaaagtttccGTAAAATATAGACCAGCAACACATAGTCTATTTATCACCACTTAATGAATTAAAAAGATGGCACCAGCAACACTCTTCAAAAAAAGGTACTTACAGTACTGTTCAGATGCTCTAATATCAGCTCTACACCGAAGAACCCGTGGCAATGACGAGCCAAAAGCCGATAGCCACCACATACCCAATTGTCAATGGTGTTGAAATCGACCTTAGCTCTTCAAAGTTTGTATACAGACCAGTTAATAGCAAATGAAGTGCAACAATTCAATTctgtgaaaaagaaaaaacagcaAATGTATTAATGATTTGCATGAAAGATTTTGGCGCTAGTGTCGTCCAATGAATGCCTCATGATGTAGTATATGGACACCACATCTTGTCACCTCACAATGCTTCAAAATTTCAAGTTTTGGATAATTGACAAAGCCATAGGGAGAGAATTCAAGTGAAGATACAGTTCCTGGATATTGTTTGAGGTGGATGAGTTTAACATACACCATTAGTACATGTTCTGACTTTGACGGAGCGCGACACCGACAAGAGATACTCCCAAAAACATCACCATAGTTGTTACCTGTGGCGTTGTCTATGCATTTGATCTTAAAATGCAACTTATAAATCTCCTTCGGAAGTTTCTTAAATTTATAGACAACGCAGAAAGCAATTCCTTTCATATGATCCAAATTTGAGGGAAACTGTGTCACAACTGAGGCTCCCTCACTTTGAAAACTGAACCATTCTGGAACTTTACTTCCTGGAAAGACAATAGTCGTACACTGTAACACAAAAGTTGAACATTTAGTTATGAATACGAAGAATAGAGAAGTTACAATTATCAAAATGTTGTCTGGTTTATGAAAAGCTTCAGCTGTTACGCATAATAGTATTGGATTATAAAATCTCGATTTTTAACTTAATCCATGCACATTTTAATTAACCAGAAAAAACAAAAGGTCTAGCCAGTGGTAACATACCCGATTCACAGCATGCTGAATGATCCACTGACCACCTATTAACTTTTCATTTAACTTTGAGCAGTTTGTGAAATCCAAATTGGTAAGATCACGATATACGCTGCGGTTGCATGGCACAGTTTTTAgggactagtttcgcattacgtgctatacacgtggctcgtaacgtaatttGTCAATGAAcgtattagtaaatttattataattattaataaatatatatatttggttattaaatttttttcatactgaatttattcttcttttggttttataataaccataattaaataattaatttatttttattagtaatatctttaaaaataacaagataaaaatttaaataataatatattgatcaaataaagtattttaattttatagtttaatcaaactaaaagataaataTTCCTACTAacttggagacaatttagttattttttacatactaaaagctaaattggagataatttaactacctattctaattaggactttaattacaatagtgattaattaaataactaattagttaatgactataaaacctttattagTATTAAACTGGAAAGGATTATTCCGTAAattgcctgtcccccccatccgtgcttttatatatagtatagatatagatatagatatagatagatatgcAGTTAAATGCAACTACAGTAATTATAGATGGTGGAAGCTCAGGTAAATAACTGAGACTCTTGCATCCGCTTATGTACAAATTCCCCAATTTAGGAAGTCTACTGATACAACTAGGAAGGCTTTCAAGGTATTTGCAGTCGCTGAGTAGCAAAGAGCCGAGGCAACGTAAATGTTCAGTCGATAATGGTATCTCTTTTATAGCTGTACcatttaaaataagaatttcTAAGGATTTTAAATTATAGATGCTCTCCGGAAGCCTCCTTAGATTCCTGCAGTACCTCAAATCTACGAATTTTAGATTCATGGGTTCCGAGATTTCTGGGAAACTCTCAAGTTCTGACCAATTACGTAACCCAAGTCTCTGAAGAGACTTTAGTTTACAGAAACTGGCTGGTAGACTAGAGACATTTCTGCAATTCTCAATCCATACTTCAACAAGTGTTGACAGAAGTAGATGATCTGATGGTGGCACCTCAATCATTGAAGTACAATCTAAATTTAGTATCTGCAGATTTCCTTGCATAATATCTGGACATCTTTTTACACTTGGGCAATCCTGTAAATCAAGAAATTTAAGAACCTTGGAATCAATTCTTCTTGGAAGATTCCTCAGGTTTACACAACCATCAAGCATGAGGAGTTCCAGCTTGTTGAGGTATTGAATGGATGAGTGAACCTCCACTAAACTTCGACAGTGACGAAGGTCAATTTTTGCCATATTTCTAGCCTTTGACAGATCTGGAAGTCTAGTCAAATTTTCAGACCCCGAAAGAACAATCTCTGCTAGATTGACGAGATGCTATCatgaaaacaaacaaacaagccAAACACATAGATACAGATTAGCATCATTAGTTTCATGGATGATAAAGAGAGAACAAGCAGATGAATAATTGACCATATAAAAATGAACCTGTATTCCTGTCCAAAGCTCTTTAACGTTGCAACCATGAAGATTAAGCACAACCAGATTTTCTGGGAAAAAGTTAGATGGTATAGATTTTAAAGAAAAACCAGTCCACTCGAGATATCTTAACTCCTTAGGAAGAGGCAGAAGGCCGCTACGAGAAATGTACAATTTCACTTCTTTGTGTCTGGAAAACTGTCCATCGGACCAGTAAAGCTTGAGAAATCTGAGATGAGGCATCTTCGCAAACGTATCGGGTTTCAAGAGAATCTTGCTCGATAATGACATATCCAACGACATTCCTTCAATTACGGAAGTTCCCTAACAATCAATTAATGGTATAGTTTTAATGCATGTTCTATTCTATCAACACAAAAAACATAATGAAGAGAGTTTGTAATTAACAAACGAAGAACTCACTTTGTTTTCCATCAATAAGTAGCTAATATCCTCAGGGTTCCACAACCTACTTCGATTTTCAGGTTGCCTAGATTCGTCAAGAACAATTTTTTGACCCATTTCTTGCAATAAATCATGAATCTCTAATCTGTTGTCCGAGGAAACAGTAATGAGAGACTTGTCAATAAGAATAGTAACCGTAAAATGCACAGAAGAATCAAAGCCATCTAATATTTTGGTCACGTCGTCTCGACTTCTTCCTTTAAGGAAACACGCAATATCAAGAAATACTCTTTGCTCTTCTGAATCGAGCCAATCGTAACTTGTTTTCAAAACATTATGAATTTCACAATTGGAGACATTGCCTAATCTTTTCAGCATACTTTTCCAATCTTCTTCACTTCTATCATACAATGCAGATCCCAAAACTCTAAGAGCCAATGGATTCCCTTTAGCATAGTGTATCACCCTTTCCGATTGCAACTTATAATGATCACCCTTGGGATGGTCTTGTTTGAAGGCATTTAAGCTAAAGAGAAGAAGAGCTTCATCGTCGTTCAGTTTGTGCATTGTATAAATCTCAGCTGCACGAGTATTCTTGAGAACTTGCTTATCCCTACTTGTTACGAGAATTCTACTGCCCGAACCAAAGAAATCAGGCTCACCGACTAACAACAGCTGTTGCAATTGTGTTGAATTATTCGCATCATCCACAACAACAAGAACTTTCTTACGACATAGACGATCCTTCGTAAAAGACAGACCTAAATTAACACTTTCTTGGTCTAATAATGCTGAGAATAGTTGAGCTTGCAATTGAGATAACGTACAACTTTCCAGTTGGTGCATCATATTTGAAATAAAGCAACAACTTTCGAATTGAGTAGAAATTCGATCATAAACAGCTCTAGCAAGAGTGGTCTTACCAACCCCGCCCATACCCCATATCCCAATAAGCTTGATATCTGTTGATTCAAAGCACAACATAGACTCAATTTCTAGAATCCGGGGCTCAATGCCAACCATTCCTCTCAAATGGTAACTTGGGGAAATTCTACTCAATTTTTCAGAAACATCTTTTACGATTTGCTTGATAAGTTCAGATTCTGGCCTGATAAAGATGAACCATACAcacaaaaaattagaaatatcaGACTTGGCATTCTGAATCATCAACATCATACTTGATGAGAGGAAGGTCAATTTCCTGGACACTATTGATTTTTTGAACTGGTTTATAGTTCAACCTGTGGCTACAGCAATTTCATGAATGATTTAgtgtttttaaaatacttaaactATTAaagttttgattgatttaaatcAAGTAAATTCATAAAGTAGAATTCTTTCTATGCTTCTTTTATTCATTTCCAAAATCGAATcgatttttctttaaattaaatcaaattctTGAAAACTTCAATCAAAACCCAGAAggacattatatatatatatatatatatatgagcaaattactatgaagcccctcacatttgacataattcacactttagtccctcctgtttgaaaactaaactatgtggcccctcacttttgcttccgtcaacattttagtccttccatccatttttagtgttagtcaacaaagtcaaaggacttatgggtaaattaattatcaaacctgaaggacgaaatcgttgacaaaaataaaagtgaggggtgaaatcgttgacaaaaacaaatgtGGGGGACCATATAATTTcgttgacttcgttgactaacatccaaaatgaacagaaggactaaatcgtcgacaaaaacaaaagtgagaggctatatagttcaattttcaaacaagagggactaaattgtgaattatgtcaaatgtgaggggtgtAAAAACAAATGTGGGGGACCATATAATTTcgttgacttcgttgactaacatcaAAAATGGACagaaggactaaatcgttgacaaaaacaaaaatgaggggctatatagttcaattttcaaacaagagggactaaattgtgaattatgtcaaatgtgaggggtgtcatagtaatttgctctacatatatattagaataattaattactctCTTAATCAAAGAATACTATAATGTTATGTTAATGTTGGTATATTTGTAAGTCCGCCAATTAGCATATTTGTCAACCTTTGTGAcgataattaaatttcaaagcACTATTATAGAGATCATTGAATAAATAAGTAGCCAGATGGCATGTTTTTgcttttaaaaaatgataatttaactGAACATTAATGGATAAATGCAGCTTGTTAATTACTTACTAAGCAATGATCAGTTACtgaaatttaaatgaaatgttACCGGATGACGGATGAATCCCAGCCGGCAAGATTAGCAACCTCCGTAAAGGCAGATCTCCAGCTCAGCACTTTAAGCTGACTCACCATCAAACACTCTTCATGCTTCAAAAACGCTTCTCCAAATCTGCCagtctgatcacaaacatcagTGGGGTCAACTTTGTAAAACACGGGTATAACCATCTGCCCGTTATTTCTGAAGCAATCAAGAATCTTCACAAGTTCATCCAAACACCAACGCGAAAATGCATAGTTTTGTGAAAGAACAACAATTGAAATCTTGGAATCTTCAATGGCTTTGACGAGCAATGGTGAAATCTCTTGTCCTTGGACGAGATTGTAGTCGATGAAGGTTGGGATTTGGTGTTGAGTTAGGGCGGTGTAGAGGTGGCTTGTAAAATTAAGGCGAGTGTCTTCACCTCTGAAGCTAATAAAAACTTTAGGTTTACCAGCTGTTGAAGAAACTAAAGAATGCATTTTGAGAAATTAGATATTTTCTTCAACAAACAATGGGTAAATATTTCGATTTAGTCTGCACTCCATCagtttatgaagaagaagactaGTAGGTAAGTCAAAGTCTTTTTGGGTCAAcatagaattattatttttaggtattttgttattatgcatttttattacatttataTTCTGGAAAGACATCTCTTTGGAATCTATATTAATTGACCGAACACGGGGTAGACCCGACTCCCATAGGTCCCCGGGCCTGGCCACAGCGACACCCTTTGTGAGGAGGCCTAGCTTCTCGTAGTAAAAAGCAAATCAAACCGATGATAAACTTCggttaaccaaaccaa includes:
- the LOC126660337 gene encoding endo-1,4-beta-xylanase 5-like isoform X2 gives rise to the protein MRIFAEAWFLVFLTILLSSGKMTHSVSYDYFATTECLIEPKKAQYGGGIIANPEFNYSMEGWNVFGKGEIKQGISENGNKYIIAHKRTQSLDSVSQKVQFQGQLYTFSAWIQINKGSENVAVIFKTENGALIRAGRVIAKNGCWSLLKGGVFANFSSQPVEILFESKNINVELWVDNVSLQPFTMEQWRSHQDESINKERKSKVKFKVTYANKSAIKGAKVSIQQTQTTFPFGCGMNHYIVENKDYQKWFASRFKYTTFTNEMKWYTNEKKQGIENYTVSDSMVKFTKQNGIRIRGHNIFWDDPKYQPDWVPDLSPDDLREAAAKRINSVVSRYTGQLIAWDVMNENLHFRFYEDKLGENASSEYFSVAHKLDPSTRLFMNEYNTIENCEDENSNPANYLTKLEEILSYPGNEGILAGIGVQGHFGSEEPNLAYMRAALDILASSGLPIWLTEVDVGRGPCQLKE
- the LOC126660337 gene encoding endo-1,4-beta-xylanase 5-like isoform X1, whose protein sequence is MRIFAEAWFLVFLTILLSSGKMTHSVSYDYFATTECLIEPKKAQYGGGIIANPEFNYSMEGWNVFGKGEIKQGISENGNKYIIAHKRTQSLDSVSQKVQFQGQLYTFSAWIQINKGSENVAVIFKTENGALIRAGRVIAKNGCWSLLKGGVFANFSSQPVEILFESKNINVELWVDNVSLQPFTMEQWRSHQDESINKERKSKVKFKVTYANKSAIKGAKVSIQQTQTTFPFGCGMNHYIVENKDYQKWFASRFKYTTFTNEMKWYTNEKKQGIENYTVSDSMVKFTKQNGIRIRGHNIFWDDPKYQPDWVPDLSPDDLREAAAKRINSVVSRYTGQLIAWDVMNENLHFRFYEDKLGENASSEYFSVAHKLDPSTRLFMNEYNTIENCEDENSNPANYLTKLEEILSYPGNEGILAGIGVQGHFGSEEPNLAYMRAALDILASSGLPIWLTEVDVGRGPCQAEYLEQVLREGYAHPAVEGIIMFVGPAVAGFNVTTLADGDFKNTESGVVVDKLIDEWKSQTAEIITDSEGSFEVSLFHGEYNLTVKDFVTNSSTSLIYKLTKEDKSSGIVQFHINA